Proteins encoded in a region of the Drosophila busckii strain San Diego stock center, stock number 13000-0081.31 chromosome 2L, ASM1175060v1, whole genome shotgun sequence genome:
- the LOC108607843 gene encoding putative neural-cadherin 2 isoform X3 codes for MVDPLKIFWVLTNSTYLVTKFVRIGIADKNDSPPYFDRFLYETEIDENADLQSTVLTVNAKDHNESTNIRYQITGGNIGNAFAVQNTTGVIYVASPLDYETRPRYELRLEATRNRKNNYTTVVINVRDVNDNPPVFDRQTYRTQITEEDDRNLPKRILQVTATDGDVDRPINIVYFLTGQGIDPDNTANSKFDINRTTGDIFVLKPLDRDQPNGRPQWRFTVFAQDEGGEGLVGYADIQVNLKDINDNAPQFPQGVYFGNVTENGTAGSSVMTISAVDYDDPNESTNAKLIYSIEKNVIEEETGAPIFEIEPETGLIKTAVCCLDRERTPDYSIQVVAMDGGGLKGTGTASIRVKDLNDMPPQFTKDEWFTEVDETNGTYIPETPILTVTVQDEDETNSFQYKVVPNSGFGADKFAMVRNADGTGSLKIIQPLDYEDPLQSSGFRFRIQVNDKGEDGTSDKYHVAYSWVVVKMRDINDNVPKFEREHIEVSIYEDTKVGTILEQFRASDADQSGRSAVSYNIVRSTNRRRQFAISDKGAISIQRPLDREAVDRHEVQVLASDDGNPSRTATATLTVIVKDVNDNAPTFAQDYRPVLPENVSPRKIIEVAAQDVDDKQRGNGGPFSFRMDPLASDEIRAGFKVEYDRRGDKGNGVAIISSLRPFDREVQKSFAIPIEIKDNGAPAMTGTSTLTVTIGDVNDNKMQPGSKSVLVYNYQGQSQDTPIGRVYVNDPDDWDVPDKKYYWETQEHHRFKLDTDTGILTMRAGTRRGRYQLRFKVYDREHGQEDIPANLSVTVRDITTEAVQQAGSMRLAHITDEDFVRTWNAQQQQVEPSKLERFRNKLAELLYTDRDNVDVFSVQLRSDTPYALTDVHFAARSATQQPYFKAVRLNGVVQMHREEIEKEVGLNITMVHIDECLHEGRGKCGTGSCSSRTELGKKPYTVSVNRTALVGVRLELSAQCVCRARNFTQVEHNCRTHHCYNGGRCVETRNGPRCVACPADYDGPRCQQSTRSFRGNGWAWYPPLQLCAESHLSLEFITGEADGLILYNGPIVPPKAGEQIISDFIALELEQGYPRLLIDFGSGSLELRVKTKKTLNDGVWHRLDIFWDTENVRLVVDFCRAALVTEMEDGTAPEFDDNACQARGQIPPFAETLNLNQPLQLGGLYRQHFDQTLYNWQYAFSSKGFDGCIRNLIHNSEHYDLAFPALARNSLPACPQTKEVCLKTEHTAHCWQHGNCVASLVQAKCHCQPGWMGAACNVPTVPTTFKAQSYVKFALSFEPDRFSTQLQLRFRTREHAGELFRVSDQHQREYAILELRRGQLQFRYNLNSLRNEEQLLALTAISVNDGQWHVVRISRYGSAAILELDGGESRRYNESFHFKGHQWLSIDKQEGVYAGGKAEYTGVKTFEVQSDFQRSCLDDIRLDGKHLPLPPAMNGTQWGQATMARNLERNCPSNRPCSNVICPDPFDCVDLWNEYECTCSEGRIMSADTKGCVDRNECLDMPCLNGGTCLNLEPRLRYRCICPEGYWGDNCELVQEGQRLKLSMGALGAIFVCLIIILILALIFVLYNRKRKTTKKKKRSGTEKDVRETVISYEDEGGGEDDMTAFDITPLQIPISAQSGAMPPDIAACKMPIIYPMMTLLPPGQELNVAYLMEERKQRIDKDPNAPPFDDLRNFTFEGSGSIAESLSSLASGTDDENQDFNYLQNWGPRFNALAAMYVHDKAKTKQQQQQQQQQQIQLHELSSAAECATGSGAGPGGGGGGGSVVGVATTDAGKVVL; via the exons TACGAACTGCGTTTGGAGGCAACGCGCAATCGTAAAAACAACTACACCACCGTTGTTATAAATGTACGCGATGTTAACGATAATCCACCTGTATTCGATCGTCAAACATATCGCACACAAATCACCGAAGAAGACGATCGAAATTTGCCCAAACGCATTTTGCAG GTTACGGCCACAGATGGCGATGTAGATAGaccaataaatattgtatatttccTAACTGGCCAGGGCATTGACCCTGATAATACAGCGAATAGTAAATTTGACATAAATCGCACAACTGGCGATATTTTTGTACTCAAG CCATTGGACCGGGATCAGCCCAACGGGCGGCCACAATGGCGCTTTACCGTATTCGCCCAGGATGAGGGTGGCGAGGGCTTGGTCGGCTATGCGGACATTCAAGTTAATCTGAAGGACATCAATGACAATGCGCCACAGTTTCCGCAGGGCGTCTACTTTGGCAATGTCACCGAGAACGGCACCGCCGGCAGTTCGGTGATGACAATTTCTGCCGTTGACTATGACGATCCCAACGAGAGCACCAATGCCAAGCTAATCTACTCAATCGAGAAGAATGTCATTGAGGAGGAAACGGGCGCGCCCATCTTTGAAATCGAGCCCGAAACGGGCCTCATCAAGACGGCCGTCTGTTGTCTCGACCGTGAACGCACCCCGGACTATTCCATACAGGTGGTGGCCATGGATGGTGGCGGCCTAAAAG GCACCGGCACAGCCTCGATACGCGTCAAGGATCTGAATGACATGCCACCGCAGTTTACCAAAGACGAGTGGTTCACCGAAGTGGACGAAACCAACGGCACTTACATACCCGAAACCCCCATCCTGACAGTGACGGTGCAGGACGAGGACGAGACCAACAGCTTTCAGTACAAAGTGGTGCCCAATAGTGGCTTTGGTGCTGATAAGTTTGCCATGGTGCGGAATGCGGATGGCACCGGTTCGCTCAAGATTATACAGCCGCTGGACTATGAGGATCCGTTGCAGAGCAGCGGCTTTCGCTTTCGCATACAAGTGAACGACAAGGGCGAGGATGGCACCAGCGATAAATATCATGTGGCCTACTCCTGGGTGGTGGTCAAAATGCGCGACATTAACGACAATGTGCCCAAGTTTGAGCGCGAGCATATTGAAGTGTCCATCTATGAGGACACCAAAGTGGGCACAATACTGGAACAATTTCGTGCCAGCGATGCGGATCAATCCGGACGCTCCGCTGTGAGCTACAACATTGTGCGCTCCACCAATCGCCGACGACAATTTGCCATAAGCGATAAAGGCGCCATTAGCATACAACGCCCGCTGGATCGCGAGGCAGTCGATCGGCATGAGGTGCAGGTGCTAGCCAGCGACGATGGGAATCCCTCGcgcacagccacagccacgcTCACAGTCATAGTCAAGGATGTCAACGACAATGCGCCTACATTTGCGCAGGACTACAGGCCAGTCCTGCCGGAGAATGTGTCGCCACGTAAGATTATTGAAGTTGCCGCTCAGGATGTCGACGATAAGCAGCGTGGCAATGGCGGTCCCTTCAGCTTTCGCATGGATCCTTTGGCTAGCGATGAAATACGCGCGGGCTTCAAAGTGGAGTACGATCGAC GAGGCGACAAAGGAAATGGTGTGGCCATCATTTCCTCGCTGCGTCCCTTTGACCGTGAAGTGCAAAAATCCTTTGCCATACCCATCGAGATAAAGGATAACGGTGCGCCGGCTATGACAGGCACCAGCACTTTAACAGTGACCATTGGCGATGTGAACGATAATAAAATGCAGCCGGGCAGCAAATCAGTATTGGTCTACAACTATCAAGGACAGTCGCAGGATACGCCCATTGGCCGTGTCTATGTAAACGATCCGGATGATTGGGATGTGCCCGATAAGAAATATTATTGGGAAACCCAGGAGCATCATCGCTTCAAGCTCGACACCGATACGGGCATACTAACAATGCGAGCGGGCACCAGACGTGGTCGCTATCAGCTGCGATTTAAG GTCTATGATCGTGAGCATGGCCAAGAGGACATACCGGCGAATCTGAGCGTCACTGTGCGCGACATAACAACGGAGGCAGTGCAGCAGGCGGGCTCCATGCGGCTGGCACACATCACCGACGAGGACTTTGTGCGCACTTggaatgcgcagcagcagcaagtggagCCGAGTAAGCTGGAACGCTTTCGCAACAAGCTGGCGGAGCTGCTGTACACAGATCGGGATAATGTGGATGTGTTTAGTGTGCAGCTGCGCTCCGATACGCCGTATGCGCTGACCGATGTGCACTTTGCAGCGAGATCGGCCACACAGCAGCCGTATTTCAAAGCTGTGCGTTTGAATGGCGTAGTGCAGATGCATCGGGAGGAGATTGAAAAGGAGGTGGGGCTGAATATAACAATGGTGCACATAGACGAGTGTTTGCATGAGGGACGCGGCAAGTGCGGCaccggcagctgcagctcacgcACCGAGCTGGGCAAGAAGCCGTACACGGTGAGCGTCAATCGCACGGCGCTAGTGGGCGTGCGGCTCGAGCTGAGCGCCCAATGCGTTTGTCGAGCGCGCAATTTTACGCAGGTGGAGCACAATTGTCGCACTCATCATTGCTACAATGGCGGACGCTGCGTGGAGACGCGCAATGGGCCACGCTGCGTGGCATGCCCGGCGGACTACGATGGGCCGCGCTGTCAGCAGTCGACGCGCAGCTTTAGGGGCAATGGCTGGGCGTGGTATccgccgctgcagctgtgCGCTGAATCGCATTTGAGCTTGGAGTTTATAACAGGCGAAGCGGATGGACTCATACTATACAATGGACCCATAGTGCCGCCCAAGGCGGGCGAGCAAATTATATCGGACTTTATagcgctggagctggagcagggCTATCCACGATTGCTCATCGACTTTGGCTCTGGCAGCTTGGAGCTGCGCGTAAAGACAAAGAAAACGCTTAACGATGGCGTTTGGCATCGTTTGGACATATTTTGGGATACAGAGAACGTGCGTTTGGTGGTGGATTTTTGTCGCGCTGCGCTTGTCACCGAAATGGAGGATGGCACTGCACCCGAATTCGATGACAACGCTTGCCAGGCACGTGGCCAGATACCGCCATTTGCTGAAACTTTGAATCTCAatcagccgctgcagctgggCGGACTCTATCGCCAGCATTTCGATCAAACTTTATACAATTGGCAATACGCATTTAGCTCGAAAGGATTTGATGGCTGCATACGCAATTTGATACACAACTCGGAGCACTACGATTTGGCATTTCCCGCTTTGGCGCGCAACAGTTTGCCCGCCTGTCCGCAAACCAAAGAAGTTTGTCTCAAGACCGAGCACACTGCGCATTGCTGGCAACATGGCAACTGTGTGGCCAGCTTGGTGCAAGCCAAATGCCATTGCCAGCCCGGCTGGATGGGCGCCGCCTGCAATGTGCCCACAGTGCCCACCACATTCAAAGCGCAGTCGTATGTGAAGTTCGCTCTAAGCTTCGAGCCCGATCGCTTTAgcacgcagctgcagctgcgttttCGCACGCGCGAGCACGCAGGCGAACTGTTTAGGGTCAGCGATCAGCATCAGCGTGAGTACGCCATACTGGAGCTGCGACGTGGTCAGCTGCAGTTTCGCTACAATCTCAACTCGCTGCGCAACGAGGAGCAACTGCTCGCACTCACCGCCATTTCGGTCAACGATGGCCAGTGGCATGTGGTGCGCATTAGTCGCTATGGCTCGGCGGCTATACTCGAGCTGGATGGCGGCGAGTCGCGGCGCTACAACGAGTCGTTTCACTTCAAAGGACATCAGTGGCTCAGCATCGACAAGCAGGAGGGCGTCTATGCGGGCGGCAAGGCCGAATATACGGGCGTAAAAACGTTTGAGGTGCAGTCGGACTTTCAGCGCAGCTGCCTCGATGATATCAG ACTGGATGGGAAGCATCTGCCATTACCGCCGGCAATGAATGGCACTCAATGGGGCCAGGCAACAATGGCCCGCAACCTCGAACGCAACTGCCCATCGAATCGACCATGCTCCAATGTTATCTGCCCGGATCCCTTTGATTGTGTTGATTTGTGGAACGAATACGAGTGCAC ttgcagcgaGGGACGCATCATGTCGGCGGATACCAAGGGCTGCGTCGATCGCAACGAGTGTCTGGATATGCCTTGCCTCAATGGCGGCACGTGCCTCAATTTGGAGCCGCGGCTACGCTATCGCTGCATCTGCCCCGAGGGCTATTGGGGCGACAACTGTGAACTAGTGCAGGAGGGTCAGCGTCTAAAGCTGAGCATGGGCGCCTTGGGCGCCATATTCGTCTGCCTGATTATCATATTGA tacttgcattaatatttgtgCTGTATAATCGCAAGCGCAAAACGaccaagaagaagaagcgctCTGGCACCGAAAAGGATGTGCGTGAAACTGTAATCAGCTACGAGGACGAGGGAGGGGGTGAGGACGACATGACTGCATTCGATATAACGCCGCTGCAAATTCCAATTAGCGCACAAAGTGGCGCCATGCCACCAGACATAGCTGCCTGCAAAATGCCCATAATAT ATCCCATGAtgacgctgctgccgcctggACAGGAATTGAATGTAGCCTACTTGATGGAGGAGCGCAAGCAACGCATCGATAAGGATCCGAATGCGCCGCCCTTTGATGATCTGCGTAATTTTACATTCgagggcagcggcagcattgcCGAGTCGCTCAGTTCGCTGGCATCAG GCACCGACGATGAGAATCAAGactttaactatttacaaaATTGGGGTCCACGTTTCAATGCGCTTGCCGCGATGTACGTGCATGATAAAGCGAaaaccaaacagcagcagcagcagcagcaacagcaacaaatacaactacACGAGCTGAGCAGCGCAGCGGAGTGTGCAACGGGCAGTGGTGCAGGTcctggaggcggcggcggcggcggcagcgtcgTGGGTGTGGCCACAACGGATGCTGGCAAAGttgtattataa
- the LOC108607843 gene encoding putative neural-cadherin 2 isoform X1, with translation MDTKAFDIQMHIWKLLLIVTKFVRIGIADKNDSPPYFDRFLYETEIDENADLQSTVLTVNAKDHNESTNIRYQITGGNIGNAFAVQNTTGVIYVASPLDYETRPRYELRLEATRNRKNNYTTVVINVRDVNDNPPVFDRQTYRTQITEEDDRNLPKRILQVTATDGDVDRPINIVYFLTGQGIDPDNTANSKFDINRTTGDIFVLKPLDRDQPNGRPQWRFTVFAQDEGGEGLVGYADIQVNLKDINDNAPQFPQGVYFGNVTENGTAGSSVMTISAVDYDDPNESTNAKLIYSIEKNVIEEETGAPIFEIEPETGLIKTAVCCLDRERTPDYSIQVVAMDGGGLKGTGTASIRVKDLNDMPPQFTKDEWFTEVDETNGTYIPETPILTVTVQDEDETNSFQYKVVPNSGFGADKFAMVRNADGTGSLKIIQPLDYEDPLQSSGFRFRIQVNDKGEDGTSDKYHVAYSWVVVKMRDINDNVPKFEREHIEVSIYEDTKVGTILEQFRASDADQSGRSAVSYNIVRSTNRRRQFAISDKGAISIQRPLDREAVDRHEVQVLASDDGNPSRTATATLTVIVKDVNDNAPTFAQDYRPVLPENVSPRKIIEVAAQDVDDKQRGNGGPFSFRMDPLASDEIRAGFKVEYDRRGDKGNGVAIISSLRPFDREVQKSFAIPIEIKDNGAPAMTGTSTLTVTIGDVNDNKMQPGSKSVLVYNYQGQSQDTPIGRVYVNDPDDWDVPDKKYYWETQEHHRFKLDTDTGILTMRAGTRRGRYQLRFKVYDREHGQEDIPANLSVTVRDITTEAVQQAGSMRLAHITDEDFVRTWNAQQQQVEPSKLERFRNKLAELLYTDRDNVDVFSVQLRSDTPYALTDVHFAARSATQQPYFKAVRLNGVVQMHREEIEKEVGLNITMVHIDECLHEGRGKCGTGSCSSRTELGKKPYTVSVNRTALVGVRLELSAQCVCRARNFTQVEHNCRTHHCYNGGRCVETRNGPRCVACPADYDGPRCQQSTRSFRGNGWAWYPPLQLCAESHLSLEFITGEADGLILYNGPIVPPKAGEQIISDFIALELEQGYPRLLIDFGSGSLELRVKTKKTLNDGVWHRLDIFWDTENVRLVVDFCRAALVTEMEDGTAPEFDDNACQARGQIPPFAETLNLNQPLQLGGLYRQHFDQTLYNWQYAFSSKGFDGCIRNLIHNSEHYDLAFPALARNSLPACPQTKEVCLKTEHTAHCWQHGNCVASLVQAKCHCQPGWMGAACNVPTVPTTFKAQSYVKFALSFEPDRFSTQLQLRFRTREHAGELFRVSDQHQREYAILELRRGQLQFRYNLNSLRNEEQLLALTAISVNDGQWHVVRISRYGSAAILELDGGESRRYNESFHFKGHQWLSIDKQEGVYAGGKAEYTGVKTFEVQSDFQRSCLDDIRLDGKHLPLPPAMNGTQWGQATMARNLERNCPSNRPCSNVICPDPFDCVDLWNEYECTCSEGRIMSADTKGCVDRNECLDMPCLNGGTCLNLEPRLRYRCICPEGYWGDNCELVQEGQRLKLSMGALGAIFVCLIIILILALIFVLYNRKRKTTKKKKRSGTEKDVRETVISYEDEGGGEDDMTAFDITPLQIPISAQSGAMPPDIAACKMPIIYPMMTLLPPGQELNVAYLMEERKQRIDKDPNAPPFDDLRNFTFEGSGSIAESLSSLASANKRGKQQLQRISIPGTDDENQDFNYLQNWGPRFNALAAMYVHDKAKTKQQQQQQQQQQIQLHELSSAAECATGSGAGPGGGGGGGSVVGVATTDAGKVVL, from the exons TACGAACTGCGTTTGGAGGCAACGCGCAATCGTAAAAACAACTACACCACCGTTGTTATAAATGTACGCGATGTTAACGATAATCCACCTGTATTCGATCGTCAAACATATCGCACACAAATCACCGAAGAAGACGATCGAAATTTGCCCAAACGCATTTTGCAG GTTACGGCCACAGATGGCGATGTAGATAGaccaataaatattgtatatttccTAACTGGCCAGGGCATTGACCCTGATAATACAGCGAATAGTAAATTTGACATAAATCGCACAACTGGCGATATTTTTGTACTCAAG CCATTGGACCGGGATCAGCCCAACGGGCGGCCACAATGGCGCTTTACCGTATTCGCCCAGGATGAGGGTGGCGAGGGCTTGGTCGGCTATGCGGACATTCAAGTTAATCTGAAGGACATCAATGACAATGCGCCACAGTTTCCGCAGGGCGTCTACTTTGGCAATGTCACCGAGAACGGCACCGCCGGCAGTTCGGTGATGACAATTTCTGCCGTTGACTATGACGATCCCAACGAGAGCACCAATGCCAAGCTAATCTACTCAATCGAGAAGAATGTCATTGAGGAGGAAACGGGCGCGCCCATCTTTGAAATCGAGCCCGAAACGGGCCTCATCAAGACGGCCGTCTGTTGTCTCGACCGTGAACGCACCCCGGACTATTCCATACAGGTGGTGGCCATGGATGGTGGCGGCCTAAAAG GCACCGGCACAGCCTCGATACGCGTCAAGGATCTGAATGACATGCCACCGCAGTTTACCAAAGACGAGTGGTTCACCGAAGTGGACGAAACCAACGGCACTTACATACCCGAAACCCCCATCCTGACAGTGACGGTGCAGGACGAGGACGAGACCAACAGCTTTCAGTACAAAGTGGTGCCCAATAGTGGCTTTGGTGCTGATAAGTTTGCCATGGTGCGGAATGCGGATGGCACCGGTTCGCTCAAGATTATACAGCCGCTGGACTATGAGGATCCGTTGCAGAGCAGCGGCTTTCGCTTTCGCATACAAGTGAACGACAAGGGCGAGGATGGCACCAGCGATAAATATCATGTGGCCTACTCCTGGGTGGTGGTCAAAATGCGCGACATTAACGACAATGTGCCCAAGTTTGAGCGCGAGCATATTGAAGTGTCCATCTATGAGGACACCAAAGTGGGCACAATACTGGAACAATTTCGTGCCAGCGATGCGGATCAATCCGGACGCTCCGCTGTGAGCTACAACATTGTGCGCTCCACCAATCGCCGACGACAATTTGCCATAAGCGATAAAGGCGCCATTAGCATACAACGCCCGCTGGATCGCGAGGCAGTCGATCGGCATGAGGTGCAGGTGCTAGCCAGCGACGATGGGAATCCCTCGcgcacagccacagccacgcTCACAGTCATAGTCAAGGATGTCAACGACAATGCGCCTACATTTGCGCAGGACTACAGGCCAGTCCTGCCGGAGAATGTGTCGCCACGTAAGATTATTGAAGTTGCCGCTCAGGATGTCGACGATAAGCAGCGTGGCAATGGCGGTCCCTTCAGCTTTCGCATGGATCCTTTGGCTAGCGATGAAATACGCGCGGGCTTCAAAGTGGAGTACGATCGAC GAGGCGACAAAGGAAATGGTGTGGCCATCATTTCCTCGCTGCGTCCCTTTGACCGTGAAGTGCAAAAATCCTTTGCCATACCCATCGAGATAAAGGATAACGGTGCGCCGGCTATGACAGGCACCAGCACTTTAACAGTGACCATTGGCGATGTGAACGATAATAAAATGCAGCCGGGCAGCAAATCAGTATTGGTCTACAACTATCAAGGACAGTCGCAGGATACGCCCATTGGCCGTGTCTATGTAAACGATCCGGATGATTGGGATGTGCCCGATAAGAAATATTATTGGGAAACCCAGGAGCATCATCGCTTCAAGCTCGACACCGATACGGGCATACTAACAATGCGAGCGGGCACCAGACGTGGTCGCTATCAGCTGCGATTTAAG GTCTATGATCGTGAGCATGGCCAAGAGGACATACCGGCGAATCTGAGCGTCACTGTGCGCGACATAACAACGGAGGCAGTGCAGCAGGCGGGCTCCATGCGGCTGGCACACATCACCGACGAGGACTTTGTGCGCACTTggaatgcgcagcagcagcaagtggagCCGAGTAAGCTGGAACGCTTTCGCAACAAGCTGGCGGAGCTGCTGTACACAGATCGGGATAATGTGGATGTGTTTAGTGTGCAGCTGCGCTCCGATACGCCGTATGCGCTGACCGATGTGCACTTTGCAGCGAGATCGGCCACACAGCAGCCGTATTTCAAAGCTGTGCGTTTGAATGGCGTAGTGCAGATGCATCGGGAGGAGATTGAAAAGGAGGTGGGGCTGAATATAACAATGGTGCACATAGACGAGTGTTTGCATGAGGGACGCGGCAAGTGCGGCaccggcagctgcagctcacgcACCGAGCTGGGCAAGAAGCCGTACACGGTGAGCGTCAATCGCACGGCGCTAGTGGGCGTGCGGCTCGAGCTGAGCGCCCAATGCGTTTGTCGAGCGCGCAATTTTACGCAGGTGGAGCACAATTGTCGCACTCATCATTGCTACAATGGCGGACGCTGCGTGGAGACGCGCAATGGGCCACGCTGCGTGGCATGCCCGGCGGACTACGATGGGCCGCGCTGTCAGCAGTCGACGCGCAGCTTTAGGGGCAATGGCTGGGCGTGGTATccgccgctgcagctgtgCGCTGAATCGCATTTGAGCTTGGAGTTTATAACAGGCGAAGCGGATGGACTCATACTATACAATGGACCCATAGTGCCGCCCAAGGCGGGCGAGCAAATTATATCGGACTTTATagcgctggagctggagcagggCTATCCACGATTGCTCATCGACTTTGGCTCTGGCAGCTTGGAGCTGCGCGTAAAGACAAAGAAAACGCTTAACGATGGCGTTTGGCATCGTTTGGACATATTTTGGGATACAGAGAACGTGCGTTTGGTGGTGGATTTTTGTCGCGCTGCGCTTGTCACCGAAATGGAGGATGGCACTGCACCCGAATTCGATGACAACGCTTGCCAGGCACGTGGCCAGATACCGCCATTTGCTGAAACTTTGAATCTCAatcagccgctgcagctgggCGGACTCTATCGCCAGCATTTCGATCAAACTTTATACAATTGGCAATACGCATTTAGCTCGAAAGGATTTGATGGCTGCATACGCAATTTGATACACAACTCGGAGCACTACGATTTGGCATTTCCCGCTTTGGCGCGCAACAGTTTGCCCGCCTGTCCGCAAACCAAAGAAGTTTGTCTCAAGACCGAGCACACTGCGCATTGCTGGCAACATGGCAACTGTGTGGCCAGCTTGGTGCAAGCCAAATGCCATTGCCAGCCCGGCTGGATGGGCGCCGCCTGCAATGTGCCCACAGTGCCCACCACATTCAAAGCGCAGTCGTATGTGAAGTTCGCTCTAAGCTTCGAGCCCGATCGCTTTAgcacgcagctgcagctgcgttttCGCACGCGCGAGCACGCAGGCGAACTGTTTAGGGTCAGCGATCAGCATCAGCGTGAGTACGCCATACTGGAGCTGCGACGTGGTCAGCTGCAGTTTCGCTACAATCTCAACTCGCTGCGCAACGAGGAGCAACTGCTCGCACTCACCGCCATTTCGGTCAACGATGGCCAGTGGCATGTGGTGCGCATTAGTCGCTATGGCTCGGCGGCTATACTCGAGCTGGATGGCGGCGAGTCGCGGCGCTACAACGAGTCGTTTCACTTCAAAGGACATCAGTGGCTCAGCATCGACAAGCAGGAGGGCGTCTATGCGGGCGGCAAGGCCGAATATACGGGCGTAAAAACGTTTGAGGTGCAGTCGGACTTTCAGCGCAGCTGCCTCGATGATATCAG ACTGGATGGGAAGCATCTGCCATTACCGCCGGCAATGAATGGCACTCAATGGGGCCAGGCAACAATGGCCCGCAACCTCGAACGCAACTGCCCATCGAATCGACCATGCTCCAATGTTATCTGCCCGGATCCCTTTGATTGTGTTGATTTGTGGAACGAATACGAGTGCAC ttgcagcgaGGGACGCATCATGTCGGCGGATACCAAGGGCTGCGTCGATCGCAACGAGTGTCTGGATATGCCTTGCCTCAATGGCGGCACGTGCCTCAATTTGGAGCCGCGGCTACGCTATCGCTGCATCTGCCCCGAGGGCTATTGGGGCGACAACTGTGAACTAGTGCAGGAGGGTCAGCGTCTAAAGCTGAGCATGGGCGCCTTGGGCGCCATATTCGTCTGCCTGATTATCATATTGA tacttgcattaatatttgtgCTGTATAATCGCAAGCGCAAAACGaccaagaagaagaagcgctCTGGCACCGAAAAGGATGTGCGTGAAACTGTAATCAGCTACGAGGACGAGGGAGGGGGTGAGGACGACATGACTGCATTCGATATAACGCCGCTGCAAATTCCAATTAGCGCACAAAGTGGCGCCATGCCACCAGACATAGCTGCCTGCAAAATGCCCATAATAT ATCCCATGAtgacgctgctgccgcctggACAGGAATTGAATGTAGCCTACTTGATGGAGGAGCGCAAGCAACGCATCGATAAGGATCCGAATGCGCCGCCCTTTGATGATCTGCGTAATTTTACATTCgagggcagcggcagcattgcCGAGTCGCTCAGTTCGCTGGCATCAG CCAACAAACGTGGCAAACAACAACTCCAACGCATCTCCATTCCAGGCACCGACGATGAGAATCAAGactttaactatttacaaaATTGGGGTCCACGTTTCAATGCGCTTGCCGCGATGTACGTGCATGATAAAGCGAaaaccaaacagcagcagcagcagcagcaacagcaacaaatacaactacACGAGCTGAGCAGCGCAGCGGAGTGTGCAACGGGCAGTGGTGCAGGTcctggaggcggcggcggcggcggcagcgtcgTGGGTGTGGCCACAACGGATGCTGGCAAAGttgtattataa